A region of Salinibacter sp. 10B DNA encodes the following proteins:
- a CDS encoding glycosyltransferase: protein MWGILLANLGYLRSHSVDSSVALPDLTICIPARNEAKNLRRLLPSLLKQDYPSVEFIVWDDGSEDDTWEVLQSVDDPRLHIHRGDGPPDGWVGKVHALYQCTRRATGDCYLFLDADAELTDATALQRLVQQHVSASTTVSSGFTRLQGGAKLLVSLVPYAILTGLPWPLVARTSLPSLSALNGQCWCIDADIYHSFEPHAEKKNAVLEDVTIGRYLKRMGHPPTFLDVQSSVKIYMYEGLRDAWRGFRKNAYLLMGGTVFSFFATFGYFALTWLVSPLLSAWFLASLYGLKFVSDRASGFSLATTLLAPVSFVLALALQLDSAVHHWSDRVAWKGRAVPASGD, encoded by the coding sequence TTGTGGGGCATCCTCCTGGCCAATCTAGGGTATCTCCGATCTCACTCGGTTGACTCATCCGTTGCTCTCCCCGACCTCACGATCTGCATCCCCGCCCGCAACGAGGCAAAGAATCTCCGTCGTCTCCTCCCCTCTCTGCTGAAGCAAGATTACCCGTCAGTCGAGTTCATCGTTTGGGACGACGGGTCGGAGGATGACACCTGGGAGGTGTTGCAGTCGGTTGACGATCCGCGCCTCCACATCCATCGAGGCGATGGGCCCCCAGACGGATGGGTCGGAAAGGTCCACGCCCTCTACCAATGCACGCGCCGAGCCACCGGCGATTGCTACCTTTTTTTGGACGCCGATGCCGAGCTTACCGACGCCACGGCCCTCCAGCGACTCGTCCAACAACACGTCTCTGCCTCCACAACGGTCTCGTCCGGATTCACCCGGCTGCAGGGCGGAGCCAAGCTCCTCGTGAGTCTGGTCCCCTACGCCATTCTCACCGGCCTTCCCTGGCCACTCGTAGCGCGCACCTCCCTCCCGTCCCTGAGCGCCCTCAACGGCCAGTGCTGGTGCATCGACGCCGACATCTATCACTCGTTCGAACCGCACGCGGAAAAGAAAAACGCGGTCCTCGAAGACGTGACCATCGGCCGGTATCTCAAGCGCATGGGTCATCCCCCAACCTTTCTGGACGTACAGTCGTCCGTCAAGATTTACATGTACGAAGGCCTTCGGGACGCCTGGCGGGGCTTTCGCAAGAACGCGTACCTGCTGATGGGCGGGACGGTCTTCTCGTTTTTTGCTACATTCGGCTATTTCGCCCTCACCTGGCTTGTCTCCCCTTTACTGTCAGCCTGGTTTCTCGCGTCCCTCTATGGCCTCAAGTTCGTAAGCGACCGGGCGAGTGGCTTCTCGCTGGCAACCACGCTCCTTGCCCCCGTCTCCTTCGTGCTTGCGCTTGCTCTTCAACTTGATTCTGCCGTTCATCATTGGTCCGACCGAGTCGCCTGGAAGGGCCGGGCCGTTCCTGCCTCCGGTGATTAG
- a CDS encoding LapA family protein — protein MRFGLIFSLLLAIVAVIFALQNPQPMDVNLLFFQTEGSTALVLILTFGFGVVVGLLSSLPGRIRARRELKALKKQRSSSETSSSAASSSPNAPSPSDPSESPA, from the coding sequence ATGCGGTTTGGCCTCATCTTTTCCCTCCTCCTTGCCATCGTAGCGGTCATTTTTGCACTGCAAAATCCGCAGCCGATGGACGTGAACCTGCTTTTTTTCCAAACTGAGGGGTCAACCGCCCTCGTGCTCATCCTTACCTTTGGGTTCGGCGTGGTGGTAGGATTGTTGAGTTCTCTCCCGGGACGTATCCGGGCCCGCCGAGAGCTGAAGGCCTTAAAAAAGCAGCGGTCCTCCAGCGAAACGTCGTCCTCAGCTGCCTCGTCGAGTCCCAACGCTCCCTCTCCCAGCGATCCATCCGAGTCTCCGGCTTAA
- a CDS encoding LD-carboxypeptidase: MVAPASAPRDLDRYQAGLAQLRSHYEVRTAWTSGQERGYLAAPDSARTAALHEAIRDADIRAIICVRGGYGCLRLLPHLDWTLARTHPTLLVGYSDVTALHLAFYARAEWTGLSGPVVTEWGDIDAETTEPFRALAEGETPTLGSNALSPLCSGTATGPLLGGNLSVLTRLVGTPYAPDWEGALLVLEDVAEAPYRIDRMFAHLQHAGVLDAVSGVILGTFRPGEPPTDRPTLSLDTVISDYFEDRPYPVATGLPYGHLLPRCSLPIGVPAALNVEEDTSHLQVLQSIVAE, encoded by the coding sequence GTGGTGGCTCCGGCTAGTGCCCCTCGTGATCTGGACCGGTACCAGGCCGGACTCGCTCAACTTCGGTCGCATTACGAGGTGCGAACAGCTTGGACCTCGGGACAGGAGCGTGGATACCTGGCCGCTCCCGACTCCGCTCGAACCGCAGCCCTCCACGAGGCCATTCGGGATGCCGACATCCGCGCTATTATCTGCGTGCGGGGAGGGTACGGATGTCTGCGCCTCCTTCCGCACCTCGACTGGACGCTGGCCCGTACCCACCCCACCCTCCTGGTCGGCTACAGCGACGTAACGGCGCTCCACCTCGCTTTCTATGCCCGGGCCGAATGGACAGGCCTTTCGGGACCGGTGGTTACCGAGTGGGGGGACATCGATGCGGAGACGACCGAGCCGTTCCGGGCCCTGGCCGAAGGAGAAACCCCGACGCTTGGCTCCAATGCCCTCTCCCCACTCTGCTCCGGCACGGCGACCGGCCCGCTGCTGGGCGGCAACCTGTCGGTCCTGACCCGACTCGTGGGCACGCCGTACGCCCCCGACTGGGAAGGCGCGCTCCTCGTGCTCGAAGACGTCGCCGAAGCTCCCTACCGGATTGACCGGATGTTCGCTCACCTCCAGCACGCAGGCGTACTCGACGCCGTTTCCGGCGTCATCCTTGGGACCTTTCGCCCCGGAGAGCCGCCCACCGACCGCCCGACACTGTCCCTTGACACGGTCATTTCCGATTACTTTGAGGATCGACCGTATCCGGTGGCCACAGGCCTCCCCTACGGCCACCTGCTGCCCCGGTGCTCCCTCCCCATCGGGGTGCCTGCGGCCCTGAACGTCGAAGAAGACACTTCCCACCTTCAAGTATTACAGTCGATCGTCGCTGAGTAG
- a CDS encoding PAS domain-containing protein: protein MANWDQHIRTCLTNPWAFEEDPDFRDHLRSSMHITLRWFSTIGILLSTVYLLVLSALQVPLTDVSIASLPLETALRMGNGLLATAFCIIGIMAARSGCSLWEGRVLITVMVAVVSIGGLPHGLLTGALNTDRFTLLYLVAVLAVPLQGWQTLSLGIGLLLIIAAGGQFGPQLFLGTPSPLPILGPLLQMGAFTLLLTGGTVLFLAYRYDQFQARRSTRQALQTSRTLLHRTEEMAKVGGWEFDVTSGRMSWTEELYRIHAVPLRYEPDLSSSIDFYAPEAQPVFRSALHRCLEEGQSFQLELPFDTAHGSRRWVRTRGEAHVEDGVTTRVTGIVHDITDRKEMERELQDSEQRLRRAQRIAHLGNWERDLETGTLLLSDELRRIFGWEADAEITYDTFLASVHPDDRDAVRHARADALDGTAPLNVEYRIQRADDAERVVHERGEVHRKDGHPVRLSGTVLDITDRKEMEREVRQSRMALAEAQKIAQTGHLTINLVANTVQLTEASGRLLGLDPDVDHEVNDLLHLVHREDRDQVRHAFARMHHEPVHELEYRISPNNANTVRWIRERGRPLKDETGDTEQIFGVLTDVTELKERAHEREERELKIEALYAATGRLIKATSRSEVAALIEELVLNTFQYPFTSVQLRDDDQLLPVRISPQMRELVPERPSHHVGEETIAARAYRSGNTLVIEDLDDEQVAFDSGPLRTWACIPLGSRGLLSIGSPQVGGIDEFDLRLVEILASNAAVVLDRIEREQELVQAKETAEEASELKSAFLANMSHEIRTPLTSIIGFAEAIGEQHTDAPSPDGDGQDPTQFASLIEKSGRRLLETLNSVLDFSQLEAGSMHLRPAQINLLPEIRETVDLFQPRARETSIDLTMDLPDAPVTAYADAEAIRRVLRNLISNAVKFTDSGDAVTVRAQTTSDWAHIEVEDTGIGIDPAFVPHLFDAFEQESSGNKRTHEGSGLGLAVAKRLVNLMHGTIDVDTTKGEGTRFTVRLPSDPPATAKGPSSTAPSSPAAD, encoded by the coding sequence ATGGCCAACTGGGACCAACACATTCGAACCTGCCTGACCAACCCCTGGGCTTTCGAAGAGGACCCGGACTTTCGGGATCATCTGCGGTCGAGCATGCACATCACCCTTCGCTGGTTCAGCACAATCGGGATCCTGCTCTCTACGGTGTACCTGCTGGTGCTATCGGCACTGCAAGTGCCCCTGACGGACGTGAGCATCGCCTCTCTTCCGCTCGAAACGGCCCTTCGGATGGGCAACGGCCTGCTGGCCACTGCCTTCTGCATCATCGGCATCATGGCGGCCCGGTCGGGGTGCTCCCTCTGGGAGGGACGAGTACTGATTACGGTCATGGTAGCGGTGGTGAGCATAGGCGGACTTCCACATGGCCTTCTGACGGGGGCGCTCAATACCGATCGCTTCACGCTTCTCTACCTGGTCGCGGTACTGGCCGTCCCCCTCCAAGGATGGCAAACCTTGTCCCTGGGCATCGGCCTTCTGCTCATTATCGCAGCAGGGGGACAATTCGGGCCCCAACTTTTCTTAGGCACGCCGTCCCCACTACCGATTCTGGGGCCGTTGCTCCAGATGGGCGCCTTTACGCTTCTGCTGACCGGGGGCACCGTCCTGTTCCTCGCCTATCGCTACGATCAATTCCAGGCGCGCCGGAGCACGCGACAGGCCCTGCAGACGAGCCGCACCCTCTTGCACCGCACCGAGGAGATGGCGAAGGTCGGCGGATGGGAATTCGACGTGACCAGCGGACGGATGTCGTGGACCGAGGAGCTGTACCGAATCCACGCCGTCCCCCTGCGCTACGAGCCCGACCTCTCCTCGTCTATCGATTTCTATGCGCCGGAAGCCCAGCCGGTGTTTCGCTCGGCGCTTCACCGCTGCCTGGAGGAGGGACAGTCCTTTCAACTGGAACTCCCCTTCGACACCGCCCATGGCTCGCGCCGGTGGGTGCGCACCCGAGGCGAGGCGCACGTTGAAGACGGGGTAACCACCCGTGTAACGGGAATTGTTCACGACATCACCGACCGGAAAGAAATGGAACGGGAGCTGCAAGATAGTGAGCAGCGGCTCCGGCGGGCTCAGCGCATTGCCCACCTTGGCAACTGGGAGCGCGATCTCGAAACCGGTACCTTGCTGTTGTCCGATGAACTGCGTCGCATCTTCGGCTGGGAAGCAGACGCGGAGATCACCTACGACACGTTCCTCGCGTCCGTCCACCCGGACGACCGGGATGCAGTTCGACATGCCCGAGCCGACGCGCTGGACGGCACCGCTCCCCTCAACGTCGAGTATCGAATTCAGCGTGCTGACGACGCAGAGCGGGTCGTGCACGAACGCGGCGAAGTACACCGCAAAGACGGCCACCCCGTCCGCCTATCGGGAACAGTGCTCGACATTACCGACCGAAAAGAGATGGAGCGGGAAGTGCGCCAGAGCCGCATGGCGCTCGCAGAGGCCCAAAAGATTGCACAAACCGGCCACTTGACCATCAATCTCGTCGCAAACACGGTCCAACTCACCGAGGCCTCCGGCCGGTTGCTGGGCCTCGACCCGGACGTGGACCACGAGGTCAACGATCTGCTTCACCTCGTCCACCGAGAAGACCGAGATCAGGTACGGCACGCATTCGCCCGTATGCATCACGAGCCTGTCCACGAGCTTGAGTACCGGATCTCGCCCAACAATGCCAACACCGTACGCTGGATTCGGGAACGGGGCCGCCCCCTGAAGGACGAGACAGGAGATACCGAGCAGATCTTTGGCGTCCTCACCGACGTGACCGAACTGAAGGAGCGGGCGCACGAACGGGAGGAACGGGAATTGAAAATCGAAGCCCTCTACGCGGCAACCGGCCGCCTCATCAAAGCCACGAGCCGAAGTGAGGTCGCAGCCCTCATTGAAGAGCTCGTGCTCAACACTTTTCAGTATCCCTTCACCAGCGTGCAGCTTCGAGATGACGACCAGTTGCTGCCCGTTCGAATCTCTCCTCAGATGCGGGAACTGGTCCCCGAACGCCCGTCTCACCACGTGGGGGAAGAAACAATCGCTGCTCGTGCGTATCGTTCGGGCAATACTCTCGTGATCGAGGACCTGGACGACGAGCAGGTGGCCTTCGACAGTGGCCCGCTCCGAACCTGGGCCTGCATCCCGCTCGGAAGTCGCGGCCTCCTCTCCATTGGAAGCCCCCAAGTGGGCGGCATCGACGAATTCGACCTGCGTCTCGTGGAAATTCTGGCCAGCAACGCGGCCGTGGTTCTCGACCGCATCGAGCGCGAGCAAGAGCTGGTACAGGCCAAGGAGACTGCCGAGGAAGCCAGCGAACTGAAGTCGGCCTTCCTCGCCAACATGAGTCATGAAATTCGCACGCCCCTCACGTCCATCATTGGTTTTGCCGAGGCCATCGGCGAGCAGCACACAGATGCGCCGTCGCCGGACGGCGACGGACAGGACCCGACGCAGTTTGCCTCCCTCATCGAAAAAAGTGGGCGACGCCTCCTCGAAACCCTCAACTCCGTCCTCGACTTTTCTCAGCTGGAAGCGGGCTCAATGCACCTGCGGCCGGCCCAGATCAACCTCCTCCCGGAAATCCGAGAAACCGTTGACCTCTTCCAACCACGAGCTCGCGAAACGAGCATCGATCTCACCATGGACCTGCCCGATGCGCCCGTGACTGCCTACGCCGATGCCGAAGCTATACGGCGCGTACTCCGGAACCTCATCAGCAACGCCGTCAAGTTTACCGACTCGGGCGATGCTGTGACCGTGCGTGCCCAAACCACATCGGACTGGGCGCACATTGAGGTGGAGGATACCGGCATTGGCATCGATCCGGCATTCGTCCCTCACCTGTTCGACGCCTTCGAGCAGGAATCATCGGGAAATAAACGAACACACGAAGGCAGCGGACTGGGCCTGGCCGTGGCGAAGCGACTCGTGAATCTGATGCACGGCACGATCGACGTGGACACCACGAAGGGAGAGGGCACTCGCTTTACGGTACGGCTCCCGTCCGACCCACCTGCAACAGCCAAGGGCCCCTCGTCGACGGCCCCTTCCTCTCCTGCGGCTGACTGA
- a CDS encoding FAD-dependent oxidoreductase, which translates to MSPDYDVLVIGGGAGGLSAAGIATNFGAKTALVERDALGGDCTWTGCVPSKTLLKAAKVAQQARTASTYGLTDQEIEIDFSGVMEHVRSVRAEVYHDADRPEIFEEMDIDVHEGAAHFIDSHTVAVHRDDGTTEQITGRYIIVATGARPLVPPIEGLEEVDALTTETLFEPGTFSEQPDRLAIVGAGPIGTEMAQAFTRLGTDVTVLDMEARILPNDDPELTERLREHLEEEGVRYVLGGPVEQVAPVNGGVAVTAAGQKSTTVEADALLLATGRSANVDGLNLEAAGVEYTRQGISVDDRCRTSQGHIFAVGDVTGRYQFTHMSNHMAKIAVTNALLKMPSTIDAKHVPWVTYTDPELAHVGATARQLDGDGTSYETYRFPYSKLDRAVTEGETTGLIKVHAKSLTGKILGASVLGARAGELITSFTLAMRNGVTLRNIGDTIHPYPAWGEGVRRVADQWFVQKQSPAFTKVLQTLFGYDGPVLKHGPDDII; encoded by the coding sequence ATGTCTCCCGACTACGACGTACTCGTGATTGGTGGGGGGGCCGGTGGGCTCTCTGCTGCCGGCATTGCGACCAACTTCGGCGCCAAGACCGCTCTGGTTGAGCGCGATGCCCTCGGCGGCGATTGCACGTGGACGGGGTGTGTGCCCAGCAAGACCTTGTTGAAAGCGGCCAAGGTCGCCCAGCAGGCCCGGACGGCCAGTACGTACGGCCTCACGGACCAGGAAATCGAGATTGACTTTTCGGGCGTGATGGAGCACGTGCGCTCCGTACGGGCTGAGGTATATCACGATGCCGACCGTCCCGAGATTTTTGAGGAGATGGACATTGACGTGCATGAGGGGGCGGCCCATTTCATCGATTCCCACACGGTGGCGGTGCACCGGGACGACGGAACGACCGAGCAAATTACAGGGCGATACATCATCGTAGCAACCGGGGCACGTCCGCTTGTCCCTCCGATTGAGGGACTGGAAGAGGTCGATGCCCTGACGACTGAGACGCTTTTTGAGCCGGGGACCTTTTCCGAGCAGCCGGACCGATTGGCCATTGTGGGCGCCGGTCCTATCGGCACCGAAATGGCGCAGGCCTTCACGCGCCTCGGCACGGACGTGACAGTGTTGGACATGGAGGCGCGCATTCTTCCGAACGACGACCCAGAGCTGACGGAACGGCTACGCGAGCATTTGGAGGAGGAGGGGGTTCGATACGTGCTTGGCGGGCCCGTAGAGCAGGTGGCACCGGTGAACGGTGGGGTTGCCGTCACGGCGGCGGGGCAAAAGTCGACTACGGTGGAGGCGGATGCCTTGCTGTTGGCCACGGGGCGCTCGGCGAACGTGGACGGCCTAAATTTGGAAGCGGCGGGGGTCGAATATACCCGACAGGGCATCAGCGTGGATGACCGATGTCGTACGAGTCAGGGACATATCTTTGCCGTGGGCGACGTCACGGGACGCTACCAGTTTACCCACATGAGCAACCATATGGCGAAAATTGCCGTGACGAATGCTCTGCTCAAGATGCCGAGCACAATTGACGCCAAGCATGTGCCGTGGGTGACGTACACCGATCCTGAGCTGGCGCACGTAGGAGCAACGGCGCGCCAGCTCGACGGGGACGGCACGTCATACGAGACGTATCGCTTTCCGTACAGCAAGCTCGACCGTGCGGTGACGGAGGGCGAAACCACCGGCCTGATCAAGGTACACGCCAAATCCCTCACTGGAAAAATATTGGGAGCGAGCGTCCTCGGCGCACGGGCGGGCGAGCTCATTACCTCGTTCACCTTGGCAATGCGAAATGGCGTCACGCTTCGCAACATCGGCGACACGATCCATCCGTATCCAGCCTGGGGCGAAGGCGTGCGGCGCGTGGCCGATCAGTGGTTCGTGCAGAAGCAGTCGCCCGCATTTACGAAGGTGCTGCAGACCCTTTTTGGCTACGACGGTCCGGTCCTAAAGCACGGGCCAGACGACATTATCTGA
- a CDS encoding pyridoxamine 5'-phosphate oxidase family protein, protein MQRFTDLATIRRRVWDRLTAAATEPGHPLRALSFGTSTDGRPQLRTVILRDADPDERVLAFHTDRQSQKVADIRAEEKITWLGWTPETREQIRLSGTASLHFDDAVADEMWQEQSPESLNLYARERAPGTPLEAPRDGRDAAVKTDPVTREDVADGRPNFAVVRTIIDGIDWLHLHPEGHYRAQFQFDAEADAFEGGWVVP, encoded by the coding sequence ATGCAACGATTTACCGACCTCGCGACCATTCGTCGTCGCGTGTGGGACCGGTTGACGGCGGCCGCGACGGAGCCCGGGCATCCGCTGCGGGCACTGTCCTTCGGTACCAGCACCGACGGGCGGCCGCAGCTCCGCACTGTGATTCTGCGAGACGCTGATCCCGACGAGCGAGTACTGGCGTTTCATACGGATCGGCAGTCGCAGAAGGTGGCCGACATTCGTGCTGAGGAGAAGATCACGTGGCTCGGCTGGACTCCGGAGACCCGAGAGCAAATTCGGCTTTCGGGGACGGCTTCGCTTCATTTCGATGATGCGGTTGCGGATGAGATGTGGCAGGAGCAGTCTCCGGAATCCCTTAACCTTTATGCTCGGGAGCGCGCCCCTGGGACCCCCCTGGAGGCCCCAAGGGATGGGCGCGACGCGGCCGTAAAAACCGATCCCGTCACTCGTGAGGATGTGGCAGACGGACGCCCGAACTTTGCGGTGGTGCGAACGATAATCGACGGAATCGACTGGCTTCATCTCCATCCCGAAGGGCACTACCGCGCGCAGTTTCAGTTCGATGCAGAAGCGGACGCATTTGAGGGAGGTTGGGTGGTCCCGTGA
- a CDS encoding fumarylacetoacetate hydrolase family protein produces MKITLPDDRTVSIGKLLCIGRNYADHAAEMEREVPDAPMVFLKPSTAVIRTGDTVRLPPQSQDVHHEVEMVAVIGRKGRNIPQAKALDHVAGYAVGLDMTARDLQNTAKEQRHPWSVAKGFDTFAPLGPIVAASSIDTPQALTLQLRVNDEIRQEASTEHMIFSVAELVQYCSQIFTLEPGDLLYTGTPSGVGPVEEGDVLEASASGCDPLRVRVQR; encoded by the coding sequence ATGAAGATCACCCTTCCCGACGATCGTACCGTGTCTATCGGCAAGCTCCTGTGCATTGGACGCAACTATGCCGACCATGCCGCCGAGATGGAGCGCGAGGTGCCGGACGCCCCCATGGTGTTTCTGAAACCCTCGACCGCCGTCATTCGCACCGGCGATACGGTGCGCCTCCCGCCGCAGTCGCAGGACGTTCATCACGAAGTGGAGATGGTCGCCGTGATCGGGCGCAAAGGACGCAACATTCCGCAGGCGAAGGCGCTCGATCACGTTGCAGGATATGCGGTGGGTCTCGATATGACGGCCCGAGACCTGCAGAATACGGCGAAAGAGCAGCGCCATCCCTGGTCGGTAGCGAAGGGGTTTGATACGTTTGCTCCCCTCGGGCCGATTGTTGCAGCCTCCTCAATCGATACCCCGCAGGCACTCACGCTCCAGCTTCGCGTCAACGACGAGATTCGCCAGGAGGCCTCAACCGAGCACATGATCTTCTCGGTTGCAGAGCTCGTGCAGTACTGTTCCCAGATTTTCACCCTGGAGCCCGGCGATCTTCTCTACACCGGAACCCCCTCGGGTGTGGGGCCGGTTGAGGAGGGTGATGTGTTGGAGGCTTCGGCCTCAGGCTGTGATCCCCTTCGCGTCCGGGTCCAGCGATAG
- the rplU gene encoding 50S ribosomal protein L21 encodes MYAIVDVKDKQFKVREDDTLYVPYHSDADVDQRLTLDRVLLLSNEDGDVTLGTPTVDDATVTARVVDHVKGDKVIVFKKKRRKRYRVKRGHRQQYTQIQIESLNADGEAPPPADDVGTDDEAETTSKDDATAADESTEEATDEPSADTDASSDDADAESSSSDEETSSSETDADPSDDADEEADADTDDASSDDDEDSPFDKETSF; translated from the coding sequence ATGTACGCGATAGTTGACGTTAAAGACAAGCAGTTTAAAGTCCGAGAGGACGACACCCTCTACGTCCCCTACCACTCGGACGCCGACGTGGACCAGCGGCTCACGCTCGACCGCGTCCTCTTGCTCTCCAACGAGGACGGCGACGTGACGCTGGGGACGCCAACGGTAGACGACGCAACGGTTACGGCCCGCGTGGTTGATCACGTAAAGGGCGACAAAGTAATCGTGTTTAAGAAGAAACGGCGCAAGCGATACCGCGTTAAACGAGGTCACCGTCAGCAGTATACGCAGATTCAGATTGAATCGCTGAACGCTGACGGAGAGGCACCGCCCCCGGCCGACGACGTGGGCACGGACGATGAGGCGGAGACAACCTCGAAAGACGACGCAACGGCGGCCGACGAGTCGACCGAAGAAGCCACAGACGAACCGTCGGCAGACACGGATGCGTCTTCCGATGACGCTGACGCGGAGTCGTCCTCTTCCGACGAGGAGACCTCCTCTTCGGAGACCGATGCCGACCCTTCGGACGACGCCGATGAGGAAGCCGATGCGGACACGGATGACGCCTCCTCTGATGACGACGAGGACAGTCCGTTCGATAAGGAGACGTCGTTCTAA
- the rpmA gene encoding 50S ribosomal protein L27, with the protein MAHKKAMGSTQNGRDSNPKYLGVKAYGGEFVNAGNIIVRQRGTKFHPGHNVSRGGDDTLFAKAEGTVQFKRSGDRKYVHVVPEEA; encoded by the coding sequence ATGGCACACAAGAAAGCAATGGGGTCGACCCAGAACGGTCGCGACTCCAACCCGAAATATCTCGGCGTGAAGGCCTACGGCGGCGAGTTTGTAAACGCCGGCAACATCATCGTGCGGCAGCGTGGCACGAAGTTTCATCCCGGCCACAACGTGAGTCGCGGCGGCGACGACACGCTCTTCGCCAAGGCGGAGGGCACGGTTCAGTTTAAGCGCAGTGGCGACCGGAAGTACGTACACGTGGTGCCGGAAGAGGCATAA
- a CDS encoding aminotransferase class V-fold PLP-dependent enzyme, translating into MEDFSPHTRFRFPDEPDAIELRAFTHGLQPATVPSMMEHFTEDWRRFGVDAWNKVPNHWAPDSDDTVGWWTLPTYLGDEFIAPLLGAPHGSCILQPHVHWTVQCLLSAPEVRDRGAEILLPDTAFPSVLHSVQQWDDLQSFRPQIVPSTEENRVHREALLNAIGPNTAMVALSHVGFTTGARLPTSFLQRVAERAHAHDALVLLDGYHAAGSMPVDVTALGCDLYVGGLLKEGCGSSGNTFLYIRNGLELTPRLTGWFGDAAPFEFRQSPEPHPDVRRRFLGGTTAVAPMYHAVEGVRILLDLGLDTVRAHSLRLTDLAIERVDSADLSLRSPRRPAARSAMILLEVPDAHKLTAHLKAQHIYTDSRQNEVVRMAPFLWNTEADVHTTFDHIEGALASGAYRHTSVSTSGPVT; encoded by the coding sequence ATGGAGGACTTCTCGCCCCACACTCGGTTTCGCTTCCCCGACGAGCCCGATGCCATCGAGCTCCGGGCCTTCACGCACGGCCTTCAGCCGGCCACGGTCCCGTCTATGATGGAGCACTTTACGGAGGACTGGCGACGCTTCGGGGTCGATGCCTGGAACAAGGTCCCGAATCACTGGGCCCCCGACAGCGACGACACGGTTGGCTGGTGGACCCTCCCGACCTATCTCGGCGACGAGTTTATTGCCCCTCTCCTTGGGGCCCCTCACGGATCGTGCATTCTGCAGCCTCACGTGCACTGGACGGTTCAGTGCCTCCTTTCGGCCCCTGAAGTGCGCGATCGCGGCGCCGAAATCCTTCTCCCGGACACGGCCTTTCCCTCCGTCCTCCACAGCGTGCAGCAGTGGGACGACCTTCAGTCGTTTCGTCCGCAGATTGTCCCGTCGACGGAAGAGAACCGCGTCCACCGGGAGGCGCTCCTCAACGCGATTGGCCCCAACACGGCGATGGTGGCCCTAAGCCACGTTGGCTTCACGACCGGGGCCCGTCTGCCCACCTCCTTCCTACAACGCGTGGCCGAGCGAGCGCATGCCCATGACGCCCTCGTTCTTCTCGACGGCTACCATGCGGCCGGGTCGATGCCGGTGGACGTGACGGCTCTGGGGTGCGACCTGTACGTCGGTGGACTACTGAAGGAAGGATGTGGCTCGTCCGGCAACACCTTCCTGTATATCCGGAACGGGCTTGAGCTCACCCCTCGCCTCACCGGCTGGTTCGGAGACGCTGCTCCGTTCGAATTTCGACAGTCGCCGGAGCCGCACCCGGACGTGCGGCGCCGATTTCTCGGGGGCACGACGGCCGTGGCGCCAATGTATCACGCCGTCGAAGGCGTTCGGATTCTGCTGGATCTCGGCCTCGACACGGTGCGGGCCCACTCGCTTCGGCTAACCGATCTCGCCATTGAACGAGTCGATAGTGCCGATCTATCGCTCCGATCGCCCCGCCGCCCGGCAGCCCGCAGCGCCATGATTCTTCTAGAGGTGCCCGACGCCCACAAGCTCACGGCCCACCTCAAAGCACAACACATCTACACCGACAGCCGGCAGAACGAGGTGGTGCGCATGGCCCCCTTCCTCTGGAATACCGAAGCGGACGTCCATACCACCTTCGATCACATAGAGGGCGCCTTGGCCTCCGGGGCCTATCGGCACACGTCCGTGTCGACCTCTGGTCCCGTAACCTAA